The genomic region ACGGCAGCGGCACGGTCACGGTGAAGCAGGTCCGCCTGCACACCGCCCTCGTCTGAGGACCGTCGCCCCGACCACCGCCGACCACCGCCGCCCACCGGGTCCCGGTGCCACCCGTACGGGCGGGATTGCCGAGGGCCCACCAGGGTAAAGGAACGGGTGGATGGACGCGGCCACCGTGGCCGCACCGGATCGAAGGACCCTCCTCATGCTCGGACCGCTCCCCCGGCTGCACCGCTCGGTGCTCGTCGCCCTGCTGGTCTGCCTCGGCGCGCTGACCGGCCTCTCCGTGGCTCTCAGCAGCCCGGGCGTCCCGGTGGCCCTCACGACGCTCGCCGGCGCCGGCGCCGGTGCGCTGCTCGGGCTGGTGCTCGACGGGGGCTGGCCGAGCGCGCACACGGGCGCGCACACCGCCCCCGCGCTGCGCCACCCCCGCGGCGGGACCTGAGCCCGCGCGCGACGCGCGGCACCCACCACACCTAGAGTCCCGGGCGTGACCGGCGCGCCTCTTCCTCCTCCCCCCGGCGAGAGCGTGACCGCCGAGCGGCGGGCGGTGGTGCGCGACAGCCTCGGCGTCGCCCTCGCGACCGGCACGTACGGCGTCTCGTTCGGCGCCGTGTCGGTGGCCTCGGGGCTCTCGGTCGCCCAGACCTGCGCGCTGTCGCTGGTGATGTTCACCGGTGCCTCGCAGTTCGCCCTGGTGGGCGTGGTCGCGTCGGGCGGGGCCCCGGTCTCGGCGGCGGCCACCGCGTGGCTGCTGGGCACCCGCAACACCCTCTACGGCCTTCGGCTCGGCCCGTTGCTGGGCTGGCGGGGTCGCCGCCGGGCGCTGGGTGCACACCTGGTCATCGACGAGTCGACGGCGATGTCGGTGACCCGTGGCGACCCCGCCCTGGCCAGGCTCGGCTTCCTGGTCACCGGCGGCGGCATCTTCGTGCTGTGGAACCTGTTCACCCTGCTCGGCGCGGTCGGCGGCACGGTGCTCGGCGACCCGCGCACCTACGGCCTCGACGCCGCGGTCGGAGCGGCCTTCCTGGCGCTGCTGTGGCCGCGCCTCGCCGACCCCGTGCACCGGGTCGCGGCACTCCTGGCCGCAGCCGTCGCGCTGGGGCTCGTCCCCGTCACAGCGGCGGGCGTACCCGTGCTGGCCGCAGGTGGCGTCGCGCTGCTCATGGGGCTGCTCCCGCGCCGGGGGGCACCGTGAGCGGGCTGTGGCTGGCGGTGCTGGCCGGCGGTGTCGGCTGCTACCTGCTCAAGCTCGCCGGCCTGGCGGTGCCCGCGTCGGTGCTCGACCGGGGCTGGGTGCGCCGCACCGCCGACCTGGTGCCGGTCGCCCTGCTCGCCGCGCTGGTGGCGGTGCAGGTGGGCAGCGACGGCCAGCGGTTGGTGCTCGACGCCCGGGCGGCCGGTCTCGGGGCGGCCGTGGTGCTGCTGGCGCTGCGCGCCCCCTTCCTGCTCGTGGTCGCCGGCGCGGCCACCACCGCGGCGCTGCTGCGACTGTTGACCGGATGAGACCGACCGGGCAGCGACCGGAGCCGGTGCACGCCCCTCGAGCGTGTGCCGGCTCCGGTCGGGGCCACTGGCGTCAGGACACCGAGACCGCGCTCCAGGCGGCTGCGACCGCGCTCGCCTGGGTGCTGCCGGCGCCGTACAGGTCGCGGGCCGCCGCCAGGGTGGCGGTGCGGGCCTGGGCGTAGGTGGTGCTCGAGGTCATGTAGACGTTGAGCGCCCGGAACCAGATGTCGGCGGCCGCCTCGCGCCCGATGCCGGTGATGGTCGAGCCGTTGCAGGTGGTCGAGCTGTGCGCGACCCCGCCGAAGGTCGTCGAGCCCGACCCCTCGGCCAGCAGGTAGAAGAAGTGGTTGCCCACTCCCGAGGAGTAGTGCACGTCGAGGTTCTTGGTGTTGCTCGACCAGCAGTTGGGCGACGTGCCGTCGGCGATCGGGTTGTCCATGCGACGGAAGCCACGCCCGTTGCGCAGGTCGAACTCCTCGCCCACCAGGTAGTCGCCGGGGTCCTCGCTGTTGGCGGCGTAGAACTCGACCATGGTGCCGAAGATGTCGGAGGTGGCCTCGTTGAGACCACCCGACTCCCCCGAGTAGGTCAGGTTCGCGGTGTTCTGGGTGACGCCGTGGGTCATCTCGTGCCCCGCCACGTCGAGGGAGACCAGCGGGCCGTAGTCGACGCCGTCGCCGTCGCCGTAGGTCATCTTCTGGCCGTCCCAGAAGGCGTTGACGTAGTCACGCCCGTAGTGCACCCGGTTGTAGGAGCCCGAGCCGTTGCCGAAGATGCCGTTGCGCCCGTGCTCGCCCTTGAAGTAGTCCCACGTCACGGCGGTGCCGTACTGGGCGTCGACGGCGGCGGTGTCGGGGTCCGCGCCGGTGCCGTCGCCGAACGTCGTGCTCGGGCTGGTGACGATCGTGCCGGTCTTGCAGCTCCATCCGAAGGCCGAGCACGCGAAGCCGTCGGTCGCACCGTTCATGTCGGTCGTGTGGTTGCCGCCGCGCGTGGCGTCGCGCAGCTCGTGCGAGGAGCCCTTCTGCGTCACCTGCAGGGCGACGGTGCCGCTGTAGAGCGACTCGCCCTGCCCGTCGGCGGTGTGGATCTGCTCCTCGCGGCGCAGCACCCGGCCCGTGCGGGCGTCGACGTAGCTGGCCAGGCGGCTGGGGGTGCCGTCCGCGCGCACCCCGGTGGTCACGACCTCCCAGGCCAGCACCGGCTCGGCGCCGTGGGCGTCGACGACCAGCGTGGGGCGACCCGACCGCTCGAGCTGCGCGACCTCGCGCAGCGCCTCGGCCGGCGCCAGCGCACGGGTGCCGGCGGCGTCGGCGCCGAGCGTCGGGGTGGTGCCCAGCGCCAGCGGCGCGTCGAGCGTCTGCGAGACGCCCCTCCAGGCGTCGCTCCCGGCCCCCTGGTGCACGACGAGGTCGCCGCCGAGCACCCGCAGGCCGCGGAAGGTGCGCTCCATGCGCACGTGGGTCGCCCCGTCGGGGTCGACGACGGTGTCGGTGACCTCCACCGACTGACCGGTGCTCGCCCGGGCGGCACGCGGGTGGGCGCGCAGCGCCTCGACGGCTGCGGCCGCGACGCGGGCGTCGTCGCCCCGGTCGGCGCTGCTCAGGCCGGTGATCGTGGTGGTCGGTGCGGTCGGTGCTGCCTGGCTGGTCGCGGCGGTCGCGGTGGCGACGCCGAGGCTGCCGACGGCGAGCACGGCGGCGGTGGCCAGCCCCATGGTGGTCTTCATCCGGTTCCTCTCTCCCGCGACGCCTCCGAGCGGGCGTCGCGGCACCGACCCTGTCCCACGACAGGGGCGGGAGGAACCAGGCGGCCGCCTCAGCTTCTCGCGCTGCAGGAAGGTGAGGCAGCCCCGCTCAGGCGTCGAGGTCGAGCAGGTGCTCGAGGCCGACCGTGAGGCCCGGGCGCCCGGTGATGGCCCGCAGGCCGGTGAGCACACCGGGGGTGAACGAGGCGCGGTCGAGGGAGTCGTGGCGGATGGTCAGCGTCTCCCCCACCCCGCCCAGCACGACCTCCTGGTGCGCGACCAGTCCGCGGATGCGCAGTCCGTGCACCCGAATGCCCTCGACGTCGGCGCCGCGGGCCCCCTCGAGAGAGGTCGAGGTGGCGTCGGGCACCGGCGCGCAGCCAGCGTCGCGACGCGCTGCCGCGACCAGCTCGGCGGTGCGCCAGGCGGTCCCGGAGGGCGCGTCGGCCTTGTCGGGGTGGTGCAGCTCGACGATCTCGACCGACTCGTAGAACTTCGCCGCGGCGGCGGCGAAGCGCATCATCAGCACCGCACCGATGGAGAAGTTGGGGGCGACCAGCACGCCGGTGCCGGGCGAGTCGGCCAACCACCCGCGCAGGGTGGCCAGGCGGGCCTCGTCGAAGCCGGTCGTGCCGACGACGGCGTGGATGCCGTGGCCGATGCAGAACTCCAGGTTGTCCATCACGACGTCGGGGTGGGTGAAGTCGACGACGGCCCGGGCCCCGGCACGCACCAGCGTCTCGAGGTCGTCACCGGCGTCCACCTCGGCGACCAGGCGGGTGTCCTCGGCGGCCTCGACGGCCCGGCACACCTCGCTGCCGACCTTGCCCCGCGCGCCCAGCACGCCTACCTCCAGCACGCTCTCGCCACCGTGTCCTCGCTCCTGGTCCGTCACGACCACCCAGCCTCCCACACGTGCTGCGCGACACGCGGGGAGCGTCCAGGGGGGACCTCCGCGACACGCGAGGCAGAGTTTCTGGCAGGCTGCTGCCATGGCACTGCAGACGATTCCGGCACGGATCCGGTGGGCGGTCGACATCATGGACCTCCAGCCGAACGACCACGTGCTCGAGATCGGCTGCGGCCCGGGGGCCGGGGCCGAGCTGATCTGCAGCCGGGTGAGCGCCGGCAAGGTGTTCGCCATCGACCGCTCCGAGTCGGGTGTCGACCGCACCAAGCGGCGCTGCGCGCAGTACGTCGAAGCGGGGCGGCTCACCGTGCGCCAGATCGACCTCGCGACGCTGCGGGTGCCGGTCAAGCGCCTGACCAAGGTCTACGCGTTCAACGTCAACCTCTTCTGGGTGCGCGACTGCGCCGACGAGATCGCGCTGCTGCACGAGCGGGTGCTCCCGGGGGGTGCGGTCTACCTGTTCTTCGAGGCGACCCGGCCCGAGCAGGTGCCCACGATCGTCGAGAAGGCCTCGGGGGCCCTGGCCCAGGGCGGCTTCCGGGTCTCGGTGGTCCAGCGCAAGGCCCCCGCCGTGGTCGGCATCATCGGCAAGCGCATCGGCTGAGCCGACCACGCACCACCCGGGCGGCGTGACGTCCGCCTCCGCGCCGCCGGGGAATCAGCAGGGACGCGACGACGCTCTCCCTCCATGACAACTCTCGCACTCATCGGCAGCGGCAACATCGGCAGCGGCGTGGCCCGGCTGGCGGTCGCCGCCGGACACGACGTCGTCCTGAGCAACTCCCGCGGCCCCGAGACCCTGACCGACCTGGTGGCCGAGCTGGGCCCCCGCGCCCGTGCCGCCACCGCCGAGGAGGCGGCCCGGGCCGGTGACGTCGTCGTCGTGACGGTGCCCCTCAAGGCGGTGCCCTCGCTGCCGGCGCAGGCCCTGGCCGGGCGCCTGGTCCTCGACACCAGCAACTACTACCCGCAGCGCGACGGCAACGTCGCCGCGCTCGACGACCGCAGCACCACCACCAGCGCCTGGGTCCAGCAGCACCTGCCCGGCGCGCGCGTCGTGAAGGTCTTCAACAACATCTTCTACGGCCACCTGCCCGAGCTGGCCCGGCCCTCGGGCTCCCCCGAGCGCTCGGCGCTGCCGATCGCCGGTGACGACGAGGCCGCGCTGCGCGAGGCCACCGCGTTCCTCGACACGCTGGGCTACGACACCGTCGTGGCCGGCGACCTCGCCGAGAGCTGGCGCTTCGAGCCCGGCACGCCTGCCTACGGCGCGGTCTACTTCGACCCCGACGCCGACGCCTCCGCCGCCAAGCCGGGCCAGGCCGCGGGGATGCCGCCGTCCTCCCCCACCCCCGCCGCCGACGTACGCCGCGTGCTCGACGCCGCGCGCAACGAGGGTCCCGTCGGGGGCTGAGCCCACGCGGTCGGCCCGGGCCTAGGTGTGATGCCTAGGCCGGGCCGACCACCGCGAGGACCTCGGGTCGCGCGAACA from Nocardioides salarius harbors:
- a CDS encoding AzlC family ABC transporter permease; protein product: MTGAPLPPPPGESVTAERRAVVRDSLGVALATGTYGVSFGAVSVASGLSVAQTCALSLVMFTGASQFALVGVVASGGAPVSAAATAWLLGTRNTLYGLRLGPLLGWRGRRRALGAHLVIDESTAMSVTRGDPALARLGFLVTGGGIFVLWNLFTLLGAVGGTVLGDPRTYGLDAAVGAAFLALLWPRLADPVHRVAALLAAAVALGLVPVTAAGVPVLAAGGVALLMGLLPRRGAP
- a CDS encoding class I SAM-dependent methyltransferase; this encodes MALQTIPARIRWAVDIMDLQPNDHVLEIGCGPGAGAELICSRVSAGKVFAIDRSESGVDRTKRRCAQYVEAGRLTVRQIDLATLRVPVKRLTKVYAFNVNLFWVRDCADEIALLHERVLPGGAVYLFFEATRPEQVPTIVEKASGALAQGGFRVSVVQRKAPAVVGIIGKRIG
- a CDS encoding AzlD domain-containing protein, encoding MSGLWLAVLAGGVGCYLLKLAGLAVPASVLDRGWVRRTADLVPVALLAALVAVQVGSDGQRLVLDARAAGLGAAVVLLALRAPFLLVVAGAATTAALLRLLTG
- a CDS encoding M4 family metallopeptidase — translated: MKTTMGLATAAVLAVGSLGVATATAATSQAAPTAPTTTITGLSSADRGDDARVAAAAVEALRAHPRAARASTGQSVEVTDTVVDPDGATHVRMERTFRGLRVLGGDLVVHQGAGSDAWRGVSQTLDAPLALGTTPTLGADAAGTRALAPAEALREVAQLERSGRPTLVVDAHGAEPVLAWEVVTTGVRADGTPSRLASYVDARTGRVLRREEQIHTADGQGESLYSGTVALQVTQKGSSHELRDATRGGNHTTDMNGATDGFACSAFGWSCKTGTIVTSPSTTFGDGTGADPDTAAVDAQYGTAVTWDYFKGEHGRNGIFGNGSGSYNRVHYGRDYVNAFWDGQKMTYGDGDGVDYGPLVSLDVAGHEMTHGVTQNTANLTYSGESGGLNEATSDIFGTMVEFYAANSEDPGDYLVGEEFDLRNGRGFRRMDNPIADGTSPNCWSSNTKNLDVHYSSGVGNHFFYLLAEGSGSTTFGGVAHSSTTCNGSTITGIGREAAADIWFRALNVYMTSSTTYAQARTATLAAARDLYGAGSTQASAVAAAWSAVSVS
- the dapB gene encoding 4-hydroxy-tetrahydrodipicolinate reductase, with amino-acid sequence MLEVGVLGARGKVGSEVCRAVEAAEDTRLVAEVDAGDDLETLVRAGARAVVDFTHPDVVMDNLEFCIGHGIHAVVGTTGFDEARLATLRGWLADSPGTGVLVAPNFSIGAVLMMRFAAAAAKFYESVEIVELHHPDKADAPSGTAWRTAELVAAARRDAGCAPVPDATSTSLEGARGADVEGIRVHGLRIRGLVAHQEVVLGGVGETLTIRHDSLDRASFTPGVLTGLRAITGRPGLTVGLEHLLDLDA